Proteins from one Thermobifida alba genomic window:
- a CDS encoding cytochrome c oxidase assembly protein, which yields MASPGNQRLRTDGSGAGEAVVLAAAAAAAACLVALILAMLLGGAGYPQISPGLPDPGPLTRWGLPVARTAVDVSAALTVGLLVLAVFLLPLQRGGLGEQARSYVRAASWSALVWAAAAAAALVFQLSDILGRPVAEILGNEITSYASSVPQGIGLTLTVLAALGVALVGRTVTGAAGTAGLAALALVGMLPPALTGHASSAGNHEMAIVGLSAHVVSVSLWVGGLAALLFHALRGTGEHVPTAVRRFSTMALWAWIGVALSGLASAASRLSSVGELFTSAYGQVMLAKVVVFIALGGLGWVHRSRTVPGIAEEPGRRLFLRFAAVEVALMAAAMGLAAALSRTAPPPDLSQATDAFRNLTGFAMPPPMSAQTLLTLWRPDLFFITVIAVLGGGYLAGVVRLRRRGDAWPWGRTAAWLTGLLVLAAVLLTGVGTYSYVLFSVHMVQHMVLSMLVPILLVLGAPTTLALRALRPARQRGDRGPREWLNAFLNSGYSRVVTHPAFATPMFVLSVYVLYFTPLFGFLMQDHLGHMFMNVHFLLSGFLFYWIIIGVDPAPRKVPFILRIVLLLVAMGFHAFFGVAIMMQSAPLAMEYYGQFEVPWLDSLADDQYAGGGVAWALGEIPTLLVLVALSVQWARDEERAERRRERHSRRDGSEDADLDAYNAYLASLERRAARQAQREQQN from the coding sequence GTGGCTTCCCCCGGTAACCAACGACTCAGGACCGACGGCTCCGGCGCGGGCGAGGCCGTCGTACTGGCCGCCGCCGCGGCCGCCGCGGCCTGTCTGGTCGCGCTGATCCTCGCCATGCTGCTGGGCGGCGCCGGATACCCCCAGATCAGCCCCGGCCTGCCCGACCCCGGCCCGCTCACCCGCTGGGGACTGCCGGTCGCCAGGACGGCGGTGGACGTCTCCGCCGCGCTGACCGTCGGGCTGCTCGTGCTCGCGGTGTTCCTGCTGCCGCTGCAGCGGGGCGGGCTCGGGGAGCAGGCGCGGTCCTACGTGCGCGCCGCCTCCTGGAGCGCACTGGTGTGGGCGGCGGCGGCCGCCGCCGCCCTCGTCTTCCAGCTCTCCGACATCCTGGGACGGCCCGTCGCGGAGATCCTCGGCAACGAGATCACCAGCTACGCCAGTTCGGTGCCCCAGGGGATCGGGCTGACCCTCACCGTGCTGGCCGCCCTGGGGGTGGCCCTCGTCGGACGCACCGTCACCGGCGCCGCGGGAACGGCCGGACTCGCCGCGCTGGCCCTGGTCGGGATGCTGCCGCCCGCGCTCACCGGGCACGCCTCCTCCGCGGGCAACCACGAGATGGCGATCGTCGGCCTGTCGGCGCACGTGGTGTCCGTCTCGCTGTGGGTGGGCGGCCTGGCCGCACTGCTCTTCCACGCCCTGCGCGGCACCGGCGAGCACGTGCCCACGGCGGTGCGCCGGTTCAGCACGATGGCGCTGTGGGCCTGGATCGGGGTGGCCCTCAGCGGACTGGCGAGCGCCGCGAGCCGCCTGTCCAGCGTCGGGGAGCTGTTCACCAGCGCCTACGGGCAGGTGATGCTCGCCAAGGTCGTGGTCTTCATCGCCCTGGGCGGGCTGGGCTGGGTGCACCGCTCCCGCACCGTCCCCGGCATCGCCGAGGAGCCGGGGCGCCGCCTGTTCCTGCGTTTCGCCGCCGTCGAGGTCGCCCTCATGGCCGCGGCGATGGGGCTGGCCGCCGCGCTCAGCCGCACCGCCCCGCCGCCCGACCTGTCGCAGGCCACGGACGCCTTCCGCAACCTCACCGGCTTCGCCATGCCGCCGCCCATGAGCGCGCAGACCCTGCTCACGCTGTGGCGGCCCGACCTCTTCTTCATCACGGTCATCGCCGTGCTGGGCGGCGGCTACCTGGCGGGCGTGGTCCGCCTGCGGCGCCGCGGCGACGCCTGGCCGTGGGGGCGGACCGCCGCGTGGCTGACGGGCCTGCTGGTGCTCGCCGCGGTCCTGCTCACCGGCGTGGGCACCTACTCCTACGTGCTGTTCAGCGTGCACATGGTGCAGCACATGGTGCTGTCGATGCTGGTGCCGATCCTGCTGGTGCTCGGCGCCCCGACGACGCTGGCGCTGCGCGCCCTGCGCCCCGCCCGCCAGCGCGGCGACCGGGGACCGCGCGAGTGGCTCAACGCCTTCCTCAACAGCGGGTACTCGCGCGTGGTGACGCACCCGGCCTTCGCGACGCCCATGTTCGTGCTCAGCGTCTACGTGCTGTACTTCACCCCGCTGTTCGGCTTCCTCATGCAGGACCACCTCGGGCACATGTTCATGAACGTGCACTTCCTGCTCTCGGGGTTCCTGTTCTACTGGATCATCATCGGCGTGGACCCCGCGCCCCGGAAGGTCCCCTTCATCCTGCGGATCGTGCTGCTGCTGGTGGCGATGGGGTTCCACGCCTTCTTCGGCGTCGCGATCATGATGCAGTCCGCGCCGCTGGCCATGGAGTACTACGGCCAGTTCGAGGTGCCCTGGCTGGACAGCCTCGCCGACGACCAGTACGCGGGCGGCGGGGTGGCCTGGGCGCTCGGGGAGATCCCCACCCTGCTGGTGCTGGTGGCGCTGTCCGTGCAGTGGGCCCGCGACGAGGAGCGCGCGGAGCGCCGCCGCGAGCGCCACAGCCGGCGGGACGGCTCGGAGGACGCCGACCTGGACGCCTACAACGCCTACCTGGCCTCCCTGGAGCG